A stretch of Acidobacteriota bacterium DNA encodes these proteins:
- the gcvPB gene encoding aminomethyl-transferring glycine dehydrogenase subunit GcvPB, giving the protein MKFARTGRHLNLNEGLIFERSSPGRTGYDLPRLDVPQVDLGAALGADNLREPIPGFPEVSEVDVVRHFTRLASWNYSIDAGMYPLGSCTMKYNPRLNERVAGMKGLAESHPLSPESLVQGSLEVLRLLADCLAEISGMDAVSLQPPAGASGELTGILMIRACLSSRGNPRRKVLIPDSAHGTNPASAVIAGYEVQSLKSDSRGCIDLNGLERAMNDEVAALMLTNPNTLGIFEQDIVSIARIVHDRGGLVYMDGANLNALMGITRPGSFGVDVLHINLHKTFSTPHGGGGPGAGPVAVKQVLEPFLPVPTVERREDRRYFLNWDRPDSIGKVKAFYGNFLTLVRALAYILANGAEGLREASQVAILNANYIKHHLRDVYDLPYDEPILHEVVFSSRRQTRNNLTVMDLAKRLMDYGFHPPTVAFPLIVQGALMIEPSETESRQELDQFIHAMRCIAEEADTDPDLLKQAPHSTRVSRLDEVQAARRPVLRWKPDEADDQDS; this is encoded by the coding sequence ATGAAGTTCGCCAGAACCGGCAGACACCTCAACCTGAACGAGGGGTTGATTTTCGAGCGGAGTTCTCCGGGCAGGACGGGTTACGACCTTCCTCGTTTGGATGTCCCACAGGTCGATCTCGGCGCGGCACTGGGAGCCGACAACCTGAGGGAGCCTATCCCCGGGTTTCCGGAGGTCAGCGAGGTGGACGTGGTGCGGCACTTCACCCGTCTCGCCAGCTGGAACTACAGCATCGATGCCGGCATGTATCCGCTGGGTTCCTGCACCATGAAGTACAACCCCCGCCTCAACGAACGGGTTGCCGGGATGAAGGGGCTGGCTGAATCCCATCCTCTGAGTCCCGAGTCGCTGGTGCAGGGCAGCCTGGAGGTTCTGCGTCTGTTGGCGGATTGCCTGGCGGAGATCAGCGGCATGGATGCGGTCAGCCTGCAACCTCCAGCCGGAGCCAGCGGAGAGTTGACGGGCATCCTGATGATCCGTGCCTGCTTGAGTTCACGGGGAAATCCCCGGCGGAAAGTTCTGATTCCCGACTCCGCCCACGGAACCAATCCCGCCAGCGCGGTCATTGCCGGATATGAGGTTCAATCGCTGAAGTCGGATAGCCGTGGATGCATCGATCTCAACGGGCTGGAACGGGCCATGAACGACGAGGTTGCGGCCCTGATGTTGACCAACCCCAATACGCTGGGCATCTTCGAGCAGGATATCGTGAGCATTGCCCGGATCGTCCACGACAGGGGTGGACTGGTCTACATGGATGGGGCCAACCTCAATGCCCTGATGGGAATTACCCGTCCGGGCAGCTTTGGAGTGGATGTCCTCCACATCAATCTGCACAAGACCTTTTCCACGCCACACGGCGGTGGCGGTCCCGGGGCCGGCCCCGTGGCGGTCAAACAGGTGCTGGAACCCTTCCTTCCGGTCCCAACCGTGGAGCGGCGGGAAGACAGGCGTTACTTTCTGAACTGGGATCGTCCCGATTCCATTGGCAAGGTCAAGGCTTTCTACGGAAACTTTCTGACACTGGTGCGAGCACTGGCCTATATCCTGGCCAACGGGGCCGAAGGGCTCAGGGAGGCCAGCCAGGTGGCCATTTTGAATGCCAACTACATCAAGCACCATTTGCGCGATGTTTATGACCTGCCCTACGACGAACCCATTCTTCACGAAGTGGTGTTCTCAAGCAGGCGGCAGACCCGAAATAACCTTACGGTGATGGACCTCGCCAAACGCCTGATGGATTACGGTTTTCACCCACCCACCGTTGCCTTCCCCCTGATCGTGCAGGGGGCCCTCATGATTGAGCCGTCCGAAACCGAGAGCCGGCAGGAGCTGGATCAGTTTATCCACGCCATGAGGTGCATTGCCGAGGAGGCGGATACCGACCCCGACCTCCTCAAACAGGCCCCCCATTCCACCCGGGTGAGTCGTCTGGATGAAGTCCAGGCTGCCAGACGGCCGGTGTTGCGCTGGAAGCCGGACGAGGCGGACGACCAGGACTCTTGA